ATTAGCTGCAATAGTTGGATTAGGATAAGTGCCAGTCAAATCACCACCAGCAGAACCACTAGGAGGAAGAGCAGTAGGAATTACACCACTTGCAATATCGGCAGCAGTAATACTACCATCAGTTATTTCACTAGAACCAATAGCATTAGCTGCAATAGTTGGATTAGGATAAGTACCAGTTAAATCGCCACCAGCAGAACCACTAGGAGGAAGAGCAGTAGGAATTACACCACTCGCAATATCGGCAGCAGTAATACTACCATTAGCAATCTCATTAGTACCAATAGCATTCGCACCAATTTGTAAGTTTGAGAAAGTACCAGTAATGTCACCACCAGCAGTAGACGAAGTAGTAATATCGTCACTAGCATTCGTGTCGCCAGTATTAGAAATAACATTACCAGCCGAAATAGCAATACCAGTACCAGCAGAATAAGTAGCACCACCAGCAGATTGTAAATCAGTGCTAGGTGTCCAGTTAGTACCATCCCATTTCAAAACCTGTCCACTAGTAGGTAAACTAGATAAATCAATAGGGAAATTTTCAATAGAACTTGCTTTGTTAGCATGTAAACTATAAGGTACACTTACTAGTGTTGTATTTGACAAACTAACATAACTACTTCCTGTATTAGTTTCGTCAACTTCTAATAAAAGATTTTTCTCATTGCCATTTGACCAGTTTATAGTAGACCAGTCGCTTGAATTTTGAGTGCCAATTTTTGTAGTAATTAAACCAAATGCATTAGAGGTTAGCGATTGTTCTTCAGTGAAAATCGCATTGCTATTTTCTGTTATAGTAAACCTAAACTTTACAGTGAGATTAGATTTTGGGTTTCCACTAGCATCTCTCAAAATGGTTTGGTAGTTGATAGTGTTTGTTGTTTGGGCTGTTGCAGATTTTAATGCAAAAATTAAAATCATGCAAATTAATTGCAGGTAATTGTTCTTCATTCTTAAACTTTTTATTCTGTTAAAATTATTTTATACTGTTAGATATCAAATAAATATTACTTGAGAAAATTTTAATAGCAATAGACAAAAGTATTATTCCAAAAACTTTCCTTAGAATACTAATTCCAGTATCACCTAAAATTCGCTCAATCTTCGGTATAAATTTAATAACTAAAAAAATTATAACCAAATTAATAAACACAGCAATTAAAATGTTTATAGTATTGTATTGTGCCTTTAGTGATAGTAAAGTAGTTAATGTTCCTGCTCCAGCAATCATAGGGAATGCAATTGGTACAACAGAACTGCTTTTTGGACTACTTGCTCCTGGTTTAAAAATATTGCGATTAAGTGTCATTTCTAGTCCTATTAGAAAAATAACAATTGCACCAGCAATGGAAAATGAATTAATGTCAATACCTACAAGTTTTAATAATAAATCTCCAGTAAACAAGAAAATAATCATTATGGCACCAGAAATGAGCGTAGCAAATTGAGCATCA
Above is a genomic segment from Chitinophagales bacterium containing:
- a CDS encoding MarC family protein, with the protein product MGNFSEIVTISLVLFAIIDILGSVPVILDLKKSVGHVDAQFATLISGAIMIIFLFTGDLLLKLVGIDINSFSIAGAIVIFLIGLEMTLNRNIFKPGASSPKSSSVVPIAFPMIAGAGTLTTLLSLKAQYNTINILIAVFINLVIIFLVIKFIPKIERILGDTGISILRKVFGIILLSIAIKIFSSNIYLISNSIK